TGCCGCCCAGGTAGCCGGCCGACGACTTCGTCGTCCAGGTGCCCGTGCGGGTCGCCGAGGTCTCCTGGAGGATCACCGGCGTACCGGCGACCGAGGCCGCCTTGGTGTTGCCCGCCTGGTCGTACGCCGTCATCGACCAGGTCGTGGCCGCACCGGACTTGGAGGTCAGGTTGGCGCCGGTGACCGTCGGGCCGTACGTCTTGGCGACCGGGGCCGTCAGACGTACCTCCTTCAGGGCGGCCGAGTCCGTCGCCTTCCACTTCAGGGTGACCGGGACGGCCGTCGTGTTCACCGTGCCGGTGGTGAGGGAGAGGTTCGGCGCGGTGGTGAAGGCAGGCGCTGCCGTCTCGGCGACGACGGTAGCGGCGGCGGTGGTCGTCGCCTTACCGGAGACGTGGGTGGCCCGTACGGCCACGGAGTGCGTGCCGAGCGCCAGGTTCACCGTTCCGGAGGTCGCCGTACCCGCTGTGGTCGCGGCGACCTTGCCGTCGACCAGCACCTCGAACTTGGCGATCAGTGCGGCAGGCGTGGTCGCCGCCCAACTGACCGTCGTGGCCGACTTGGTGTACGTCCGCGTGCCCGAAGTGCCCGCTCCCGTCACCGACTTGAGGGTGAGGCCGGTGACCGGGCCCGCCGCATAGCTGCGGATGGTGGGCAGTTGGGCGTAGAGCTTGGTGCCCGGGCACTCGGTGGCGTAACCGTCGCCGTGGCCGTGGATGGTCGGGAAGCTGAGCTGGTCGCCCGTCTTCCACGTCCTGGTGTTGTACTGGCTGGTCCCGGCGGCGCCCGCGGTGAGCGTGGTCGTGCCGGCCGGGTCGACGCCGTACTGGCCGAGCTTCCAGGCGGCGAGGCGGGCGACGGAGGTCAGCACGGCGGTCGGCGGCTCGACCAGGTTGTAGTTGCCGAGGACCGAGATGCCGGTGGTCTGGGTGTTGAAGCCGTAGGCGTGTGCGCCCAGGACCGCCTTGTCGACCCCGCCCTTCCGGCCCTCGAAGATCGTGCCGCACTTGTCGACCAGGAAGTTGTAGCCGATGTCCCGCCAGCCGTTCGATTTGACGTGGTACACGTGAATGGCACGGATCATCGCCGGGGACTGGTCGCACGTGTAGTCGTTCGTCGCGGCGGTGTGGTGGACGACCACCGCCTTGATCCCGGCAGGGAGGTAGGTCGGCGCCTCGGGGCTGATCGACTCGTCCGCGCCCCAGCCCGCCCGCGAGGTGATCGGCGGCTTGGGAGCGGTGGACTTCGGAGCCATGAGACCGGTGCTCGTCGAGGCGTCCGCCGATGCCGGATCCGACGTGGATGCCGATGCCGGTGTCTCCGACGGGGTCCTCGTAAGGGAGGTGTCCGGCGGCTCCGACGCGGAGGCGGCCGAGTCCGTCCGGGTCTCCGTCCGCGAGGCGGAGTCCGTCTCGTCGGGTGTGATCGTCGTGTCCGGCGGCTCGGTGCTCGCCGCCGCGAACCCCGGCGGTTCCAGGCCCGAGCCCGAACCGGTGCCGGGGTCGATCATGTCGACGCGCAGTCCCTCGGGCAGCTCGGCGGACTCCTTGCCGTCGACCCGGACCTCGACGCCGTCGGAAGCGCCGACCCACGCGGGCTCGGTACCGGCGCGGGTCGCGCCCTCCTCGCCGGGTCCGCTGTCCGTGCCCAGTTCCAGCCAGGACGACCAGTTGTCGGTGCCGGCGTCCCGGGTACGGACCTCGACCTTGCCCGCCATCTTCGCCGACGGGTCGGACCAGGTGACGCCGAGCATGCTGAACGGCTCGGTGTCCCGCCTGGCCAGCGTCGCCGAGTCACCGTCGGCGGCGACCTTCAGCGCCGCCGCGTACTCCTCACCCGCGAGCGGTCGGGAGACCGGCTTGCCGTCGGCGGCCACGCCGCGCGCGCCACCGCCGCTCACACCCTGCACGACCAGGACCCCGGACACCCCGGCGGCCACAACGGCCCCGATGCCCCACCCTCGACTCGATCTCAGCGATTTCACACGGGTATAGGTGTCGGGAGAACGATGGACGTCAACCGATCAACCTGGACATTCATCCGTCCCGGTGGTTTGTGAGCGCCCCGTTGGAGCAAGATCGGTCGCCATACGATGGCTCTGAAAGACTGAGAGATTTACGTCTTCGCGCGATCCAGGGCATTCGCGGGTCCTACGGGTTCTACGGGTTTTCCCAGGCAGCCGGTTCCGCCGCCAGCCCCCGCACCGGCTCCGGCAGCTCCCCCGCCGCCAGATCGGCGAAGGTCACCCCCTCCAGCACCTTGCGGACGTTGGCACGCAGCGCGACCCACAGCGGCAGCAGCGGTTCGGCGGGGCCGGTGTAGGCGAGGCCGCTCGGCCGCTCGCCGCGCACCGACACGATGGGCCCGTCGACGGCCCGGACGACGTCCGCGACGGTGATCTCGGCTGCGGGGCGCGCCAGCCGGTAGCCGCCGTTGCCGCCGCGCCGGGAGTCGACGATCCCGCCGCGCCGCAGATCCCCGAGGATGCCCTCCAGGAACTTGTGCGGAATGGTCTGGGCGGCGGCGACGGTCTCGGCCTTCACGGCAGTCTCCCCCTGCCGTACGGCGAGTTCCAGCACCGCTCGTACCGCGTAGTCCGCCCGTGCCGAGATCCTCATGAGGTCATTGTCGGTGGTCGTGATGCGGATGTGTGTCGTCGCGGTGTGGACATTGACTTCCTCCCCCTCGTGAACGAGGGGGGTTCCTACGGCTCGCGCCGTGGGGTTTTCTGCTTCATCGCCGGCTGCCCCGTCCGGGAGGACTCCCGTTGAGGTCTTACACCGGCTCCACAGACAGAGACCGCCAGCCCGGCGGCCAGAATATTCTTCGCCGCGTTCACGTCCCGGTCATGGACCGCACCGCATTCACACGTCCACGTACGGACGTTGAGCGGCAGCTTCGACCGGATGGTGCCGCAGGTGGAACACAGTTTGGACGAGGGGAACCACCGGTCGACGGCGATCACTTCCCGCCCGTACCAGGCGGCCTTGTACTCCAGCATGCCGCGGAACTCCGACCATGCCGCGTCGGCGACGGCGCGGGACAGGCTCCGGTTCCTGACCATGTTGCGGACGGTCAGGTCCTCGATCACGACCGTTTGGTTCTCACGGACGAGCCGGGTGGTCAGCTTGTGGAGGAAGTCCCGGCGCCGGTCGGCGATCCGGGCATGGACGCGGGCGACCTTCCGGCGGGCCCTGGCCCGGTTGGCGCCGTCACCCTTGGCCTTGCGGGACAGTTCCCGCTGCGCTCTGGCGAGCCGGGCCCGGTCCTTGCGCTCGTGCTTCGGGTTGGTGATCTTCTCCCCGGTGGAGAGCGTCGCCAGAGACGTGATGCCCAGGTCGATGCCGACCGCGTTCGTGGTGGCCGGGGCCGGGGTGATCGTGTCGTCGCAGAGCATCGACACGAACCAGCGCCCGGCCGCGTCCTGGGACACGGTCACCGTGGACGGCGTGACACCCTCCGGGAGCGGCCTCGACCACACAATGTCCAAAGGCTCGGCCATCTTGGCGAGAGTCAGTTCGCCTTCACGGAAGCGGAAGCCGCTGGTCGTGTACTCCGCGCTCCTGCGGGACTTCTTCCGCGACTTGAAGCGCGGATACTTCGCCCGCTTGCCGAAGAAGTTGGTGAACGCCACCTGCAAGTGCCGCAGCGTCTGTTGGAGCGGAACCGACGACACCTCGCCCAGGTAAGCCAGCTCCTCGGTCTTCTTCCATGCCGTCAGCATCGCGGAGGTCTGGTTGTAGTTGACCCGCTCCTGCCGCGCCCATGCCCGGGTGCGGGCGTCGAGCGCCATGTTGTAGACCTTCCGCACGCAACCGAAGGTCCGCGACAGCTCAGCCGCCTGCGCATCCGTCGGATAGAAGCGGTACCTGAACGCCCGCTTCACGTGGTTTGTGGTCACGCTCACAAACTAGTGTTACTACTGGTGAGAATCAAATCTGCGGGTCAGAGCACTGCGATTCGCCCTGGCGGCAAATCCCAGTTCCCTGCCCTGCTCCACAGGAGTCCGATTCCTCCCCGACCTGAAGGCCAGGGTTTCCTCGGAGGGATCCGATGACCGCACCCGCGTACTCGCGTAACCGCGCAAGTCCGCACACGTCCATACACGTTCACACGCACGGGCCGTACGGCCGAGGAGACCACGTTGGTGCTGAGCAGAAGGACCTTCACCGCATTCGCCGGCACCGCAGCCCTCGGTCTCTCCCTCAGCGCGAGCGCGGGCGGGGGCTCCGAAGGGCCGGGCGGATCGGCGTACGCGGCCCCCATCGCGCCCACCGGACCGGCCCCCGACCCGCCCTCGGCGGACGGCCGCCCGCACACCGTCGGCTTCGACCGCTACTCCCTGCTCGTCGACGGCCGACGGCTCGTCCTGTGGTCGGGCGAGATGCACCCCTTCCGTCTGCCCAGCCCGTCCCTGTGGCGGGACGTCCTGCAGAAGACGCGTGCGCACGGCTACAACGCCGTCAGCGTCTACGTGGCCTGGAACTACCACTCCGCCGCCCCCGGGCAGTACGACTTCACGGGCGTCCGCGACCTGGACCTCTTCCTGCGCCAGGCCGCCGAGACCGGGCTGTACGTCATCCTGCGGCCGGGCCCGTACATCAACGCCGAGGTCGACGCCGGCGGCTTCCCCGGCTGGCTGACCGCGACGAAGGGCCGCGCCCGCACCTCCGACCCGACCTATCTCTCCCACGTCGACGAGTGGCTGACGGCGGTCAACCGGATCGTCGCCCGGCATCTCCACACCCGGGGCGACGGAACGGTCCTGCTCTACCAGATCGAGAACGAGTACGGCTCGTACGTCACCGAGCCCACCGGCGTCGACTACATGGCCCATCTGTACGCCAAGGTCCGCGCCGACGGCATCGACGTCCCCCTCTTCCACAACGACCTGGGCAGGAACGGCTACTGGGCCCCCGGCTCCTTCGACACCGGCGGCGAGCAGGGGCGTTGGCTGTACGGCTTCGACGGTTACCCGGACCCTGATCAACTCCCGCCGGACTGGGGTCACTTCGGTATCGGCGGCGTGAAGGGCGGGGCCACGGCGAGTCCCGAAACCCCTGGATTCATCCCCGAGTTCGGGGGCGGCTGGTTCGATCCGTGGGGCGGCGCCGAGTTCGACGGGGCGGGGTACGCGGGGTCGGCTCGGACCCGGGACGCGGCCTACGAACGGCGTTTCTACCTCACCAACCTCGCCAACGGCATCACCGTCCACAACGTCTACATGACCTTCGGCGGCACCAGTTGGGGCTGGCTGCCCGCCCCGCAGGTGTACACGTCGTACGACTACGGCGCCGCCTTCGACGAGGGGCGCCGGGCGACCCCGAAGGTCGTCCCCATGCACCAGCTCGGGCATCTCCTGCGGTGCGTCCCGGAGTTGGCCAAGCTGGACCGGGCCGAGGACATCACCACAGGGGGCGGAATCAAGGTCTACCACCTCGCCAACCCGGACACCCACGCCCACGTGTACGTCCTGCGCAACGACTCCACGGAGTCGGTCACCTCGACGCTCCCGGTCGCCGGGACCTCGCTGTCGGTCACCGTCCCCGCCTCGGACGCGCGTCTCCTCACCGCCAAAATCGCTTTGGGGCAACGGAAGCTGGCGTACTCCAACGCCCAGCCGATGCTGCGGCTGACGGCAGGGCACCAGGACGTCGCCGTGCTGACGGGGCGGGCCGGAGAGGCGACGGTGACGGCGGTGGAGTGCGCGAGCGAGCCGACGGTGACCGTACTCGCGGGCGACGCGGAGTCCTCGTACGCGGACGGGGTCGTGCGGGTGAGCGCCCGGCTCGGCGGGCTCACCCGGGTGCTGGTGGAAGGCGGCGGTGTCCCGACACCCCTCCTGCTCCTCCTCGCCGACGACGAGACCTCCGTGCGGCTCTGGCCGCGCGAGACTCCGGCCGGGTCGGTGCTGGTCTTCGGGCCATCACTGCTGCGGACCGCCGAACTGGAAGATGGCGCCGTGCGGTTGACCGGGGACACCGTCGAGGCCGCCGAGCTGGAGATGTGGGCGCCGCACGGGGTTCGTGAAGTCGTCTGGAACCAGGAGTCGTTGCGGACGTCGGCGACCGACTCCGGGAGCCTGCGGGCCGAGCAGCCCTTGGCCGGTGTCCCGGCTGTCGCACTGCCCGTACTGGACGGCTGGCGGCGGCAGACGGAGAACCCCGAGTCCGAGCCGGGGTTCGACGACGCGAACTGGACGGTCGCCGACCGGACTTCGACGTTCAGTACGACGGCCGTGCCCGACGGGCAGCCCGTGCTGTTCGCCGACGACTACGGATTCCACTACGGGGACGTCTGGTACCGGGGCTCCTTCACCGGCGCCCAGGGCATGGAATCCGTGAACCTCGGCTACAGCACCGGGACACAGGGGCTGCTGATGGCATGGCTGGACGGCGAGCCGCTGGGCACGCACCGGATGCCCGTGCCGGACACGAAGACGGCGCGGAAGGGGAGTTGGGCGGCCACAGCGAGCTTCGACGTGCCGGAGAAGGTACGGACGTCCGGCAGGCATGTGCTGTCCGTGCTGGTGCGGCGGATGCAGCACGACATGGACGGCAAGGCGCTGGACACGCACAAGGTCGCGCGCGGTCTGACGGCGGTGACCTTCACCGGCGCCTTCCCTGCGGTGAGTTGGCGGGTACAGGGTGCGGCGGCGGCCGATCCGGTGCGGGGGCCGCTCAACACCGGTGGGCTGCACGGAGAGCGGTCGGGCTGGCATCTGCCGGGGTACGGGGACGAGGGCTGGCCCGAGGTCGACCTGCCGCGTGCCGAGCGGCGACGGCAGGGGGTGACCTGGTACCGGACGGGGTTCCGGCTCGCCGTCGATCCGGGCGTCGACGCGTCGATCGGACTGCTGCTGGAGGACGATCCGTTGCGCGCCTACCGCGTCCAGATCTTCCTGAACGGCTGGAACATGGGCCAGTACGTCAACGACGTAGGCCCCCAGCACACCTTCGTCCTCCCGAACGGCATCCTGCGTACCCGGGGCGCCAACACCCTTGCCCTGGCGGTGCTTTCGGACGGGACGACCGAGTCGGGGCCGGGGCGGGTACGGCTGACGCTGCTGGGGAGCGCGGCCGGGGGAGTTCCGGTGACGGTCCTCCCCTCCCCCGGCCGGTAGTCGAAGAGACCTACGCCAGCCGGATCACGTTCCACGACAGCGGCTCCAGAACGGCGGTCAGGGTGCCGTCCTGGAGGGTGGTGCCGGTGGTCTGGTGCGGGGTGACGCGCTCCGGGTCGTCCAGGGTGTTGCGGGCGTCCGGGTCGGCGTCGGCGACCGTGCTGTGCTCGACGACCGTCGTCAACTCCAGGCCGTTCAGCACGACTTCGAGCGGCAGCGGCTGTGTGCGGTCCCGGTTGACGGCGAAGACGGTGACCGTGCCGTCTTCGGCGCGTACGGCGGTGGCGTGCAGCAGGTCCGCCTCGCCGTACTTCTTCGTCTCGTAGGTCGGCGAGTCCACCCGTACGTCGAGGACCTCGCCGCGTCCGTACCTGCTGGCCTGTGCGAACGGGAAGAAGGTCGTCTGGCGCCAGGCCGGGCCGCCCGGCTCGGTCATGATCGGCGCGATGACGTTGACGAGCTGGGCGAGACAGGCGACGGTGACGCGGTCCGCGTGCCGGAGCAGGGCGATGAGCAGCGAACCGAAGACGACGGCGTCGGTGACGGAGTAGACGTCCTCCAGGAGGCGCGGGGCCTCGGCCCAGTCCCGCTCGCCGGAGTTCTCGATCGCGTGCCACCCCGACGTGTACCAGACGTTCCACTCGTCGAAGGAGAGGTTGATCTTCTTCTTCGACTTGAGGCGGGCCCCGACGTGGTCGCAGGTCGCGACCACGTTGTCGATGAACGACTCCATGTCCACGGCGGAGGCCAGGAAGGAGTCGATGTCACCGTCCTGGGGCTCGTAGTAGGCGTGCAGGGAGATGTAGTCGACCAGCTCGTACGTCTCCTGGAGGACCGTCGACTCCCAGGTGGCGAACGTGTCCATGCCCTGGCTGGAGGAGCCGCAGGCGACGAGTTCGAGGTCCGGCTCGATCTGGCGCATCGCGCGGGCGGTCTCGGCGGCGAGCCGGCCGTACTCCTCGGCGGTCTTGTGGCCGGTCTGCCAGGGGCCGTCCATCTCGTTGCCGAGGCACCACATCTTGATGCCGAACGGGTCCTTGTCGCCATGGGCGGCACGCAGGTCCGAACGGGCGGTGCCGGCGGGGTGGTTGGCGTACTCCTGGAGTTCGAGGGCCTCGGCGACCCCTCGGGTGCCGAGGTTGACGGCCATCACCGGCTCGGCCTGCGGGCCGAGCTTGCGGAGGAAGTCGATGTACTCGGAGAGCCCGAAGCGGTTGGACTCCGTCGAGCGCCAGGCGAGGTCGAGGCGGCGGGGGCGTTCCTCGACCGGGCCGACCGAGTCCTCCCAGTTGAAGCCGGAGACGAAGTTGCCGCCGGGGTAGCGGATGGCGGTGACGCCGAGTTCGCGGACCAGTTCCAGTACGTCCGTGCGCAGGCCCGCCTCGTCCGCGGTGGGATGGCCCGGCTCGAAGATTCCGGTGTAGACGCAGCGGCCGAGGTGTTCGACGAAGGAGCCGAAGAGCCGGGGATTGACCTCACCGACGGTGAAGGCGGGGTCGATCGTGAAACGGGCGGTGCGGGACATGGGTTCCTCTCCGGCGTTCTGCGTTCTGCGTTCCGTGCTCTGTGCTCTGTGCTCTGTGCTCTTGTGCTCAGCGTTCTGCGTGCGGTGTTCGGCACATTCGGTGTTCGGTATCTCGGTATCCGCTCGTATCCCCGAACAGGACCGTAATTTTGGAGTGTCCGCACGTCAATGGCGTGAGTGTCCAACGATCGTTCCGAGTTCTCCAACGATCGTTGGATTTCCCTGGTGCCCGGGGGTCCGAACGCATAGGGTCGGCCCGTGAGTGAGCCCCTCCCGGAGACCCTGGCCCGCCTCGAAGAACGCATCGCCGAGGCCGGCCTCGACAGCGCCGAAGTCCTCGACGTACGCGTCCTGTCCGCCCGTACCGCTCTCACCGAGGGCGAGATCCGCGCGCTGCTGACCGAGGGCGCGGAGCCTTTGGCCGACGACATCGAGGGCCGTATCCGGCGCCGGGTGCGCACCCTCCACGAGACGCGGCTCTCGACGAACGGCAGGAAGCGTGCCGAGGTCTGCAAGGAGGTCGCGAACGCCCTATCGATCAGCCCCGAGTGGGCCCGTCAGCTGCTCCTCGGCAAGAAGATGCCGAACGTTCCCGACCTCACCGCGCTCGCCGCGTACTTCGGAGTCGAGCAGGGCACCGGCTTCTTCACCGACCCCGCGCCCATCGTGCTCCACCGTGAACTGCGCCGGCTGCTCGGAGAACTCGGCGGCGCCGAGGAGGGCCCGCTGGTCCGGTTCGCGACCCGGCACGGTGTCGTCACGCTGGCCCTGCGCGGCCGACGGCTGACCCCGCGCAAGCAGGAAGCCCTCGCGGTGATGCTCGAAGGCCTGCTGAGCGGCGGCGAGGAGACGGAGCGGTGACGCCGAGGCGGACGACGCGCGGGATGACGAAGGGGATGACAAGGGGTGTGCTGGCCGCGCTGCTGTCCTCCCGGGCCGCGCACCGGCTGCGGACCCGGGGTGCGATGCGTGACCTGACCGGCGCGCTCGACGTGGCACTGCGGGACCAGGCCAACAGCACCTCAGGTGTACGGGAGTTGTGCCGGGCACTGTGCGCGGAGATGAGCGCGCGGCGCGGGCGGCGCGTCGAGCTGCGGTTCGAGCGTTTCCCCGACGAGATCGAAGTCACCGGTCTGTGCGTGGAGTTCCACGACTTCGACCTCGTGATCGTCGAGGAACGGGCCGAGGCGGTGCAGCAACTCGTCATCCTGGGACACGAGTTGTGGCACCTGCACGCCGGGCACTGCCATCACCACAGTGTCGGCGCGAGCGCCGCCCGGGTCCTGGCCGACGAGCAGTCCTGGCAGGGCGGCGCGCTGACCGTCGCCGCCCGCAACGGCTCCCGCGAGGCCGACGAGGCCGACGCCGAGGAGTTCGGCCACCGCCTCGCCACCGTCTTCCGGCCGTGGGTGGAGGGCCGTACGACGAGCGCGGGCAGCAGTGGTGTGCAGTCCTCGCTGGGGTATCACGGCCGGGGAAGCGGAAACGCCCGGCGATGAACCCCTCCGGCTTCCTCGGCGAGCCGTACTCCGTCCTCGTGTTCGGGACACCGATCGTGTTCCTTGCCGCCGCCCTGGTGTTCAAGCTGCCCAGCATCGTCAGCCTGTGGGGAGACCCGCTGCGGCGCGCGGTCGGCGGACTGCTGCTGCTCGCCTGCGGCATCTTCGTCCTCGCCGCGCCCCCGGCCGTCGCCTGGACCAACCGGGTCACCGGCGTGCCCAACCTCGCGGCGCCCCTCGTCTACAGCTTCCTCGTCGCGTTCTGCGGGGCGAGCCTGCTGCTGATGATCGCGTGGCGCGGCGGCCTCACCGGGCGCTCACCGGGATCGGCGGGATCAGCCAAGGGGCGTCGCGCGATGCGATGGGTCGCCGTCGGGCACGCGGGGGTGATCGTCGCGCTGTGGGTGCTGTTCGCGCTCGCGGACGTACCCGTGGAGCGCCGGCGGGACCTGGACACGTACTACGCCCGGACGCCCTTCATGCGCGAGCTGATCGTGCTCTACCTGCTCGCGCACACCACGTCCTGTGTCCTGACGTACCGGCTGGTCCGGAACTGGATCCACACCGCCGGGCTCGACGTGTGGCTGCGCCGGGGCCTGCGGTCGCTGGCCGTCGGCTACGCCGCCAACCTGGTGTTCGACGCGGCGAAGGGCACCGCCGTCCTCGCCCGCTGGGCGGGCGGCGACCTGGATCCGCTCTCCACGGAACTTGCCCCCGTCGCCGCCTGCGTGGCCGCCGTCCTGATCGCGACGGGGTTCGTGCTGCCGCACGCCGGCCAGTATCTGCGCGCCCGCCGACAGCTCCGGCGCGCCCGCCGCCGGCTCGGCCCGCTGTACGACCTGCTGCGCACCGCCACCGGCAGAGGCGTCCCCTTCTCGCTGCGGGCCACCCCGGAACTGCGGCTGATCCGCCGCGAGACGTTCATCCGAGATGCCCTGCTGCAACTCGCCCGCCACTTCGACGAGGAGCTGCGGCGGCGGACGTACGAGGCCGCCGTGGACCTGGGACACGGCGCGCGGCGGGCGGGAGCGCTGGCGGCGGCGGTGACGATCCGGGACGCGATCGAGGCGCGCGCCCTGTCCCGTGACCCTTCTCCCCACGTCACCGGCCACGCGACCGACTTGCTCACGGACCTGCTCCAGGGCATCGAAGCCGTGTCCCAGGTGCTGAATCACCCCGATGAGATCGAGGCGGTGCGCACCCTCGCGGCCGCCCCAGCAGAGAGTCTGCACGTATATGAGTGATCGCCCGACTTCCGTCGACTCCCCCCTCGGACCAGCCTCCGGACGTGCCGTCAGGTCGGCCGTCGTGCTCGGCGGTTCGCTCGCCGGGCTGCTCGCGGCCCGTGCCCTGGTCGGGTTCGCCGACCGCGTGACCGTCGTCGAGCGTGACGTCCTGCCGGACGGCCCCGAGCCGCGCCGGAACCTGCCGCAGGCCCGGCACGCGCATGTGCTGTGGTCAGGTGGTGCCCGGGCCGTCGAGGAACTGGTGCCGGGCGTCGGCGAGTTGCTGCTCGACGCCGGTGCGCACCGGCTGGCGGTCACCACGGACATGGTCGCGCTGGCGCCGCAGGGCTGGTTCCGGCGGTGGGACGAGTCGCACCATGCGTTCCTGTGCGGCCGGGATCTGCTGGACGCGACGGTCCGCGCCCAGATCCTGGACGACGACCGGGTCAAACTGGTCGAGCACGCAGAGGTGTTGGGTTTGGAGGGCACGGCCGAGGCCGTCACCGGCGTGCGGGTGCGCGGCGCCGACGGCAGCCGGAGCACACTCCACGCGGACCTGGTCGTGGACGCCACCGGCCGCGCCTCGCGCACCCCGCACTGGCTGCGCGAGTTGGGGCTGCCCGAACCGCCGCGCCGCGTGGTCGACTCCGGGCTCGCGTACGCCAGCCGGATCTACCGGGCGCCCGAACCCGCCCGGCAGGGCTACCCGATGGTCACCGTGCAGGCGGACCCGAGGGGGGCCGGTCCGGGCCGGGCGGGCGTCCTGGTACCCGTCGAGGACGGCTGTTGGCTGGTCTCCCTGTCCGGCACCCGGGGCTGCGAACCTCCTACGGACGGCGTCGAGTTCACACGTTTCGCCCGCGAGGAGCT
This genomic interval from Streptomyces sp. B21-083 contains the following:
- a CDS encoding NAD(P)/FAD-dependent oxidoreductase; translation: MSDRPTSVDSPLGPASGRAVRSAVVLGGSLAGLLAARALVGFADRVTVVERDVLPDGPEPRRNLPQARHAHVLWSGGARAVEELVPGVGELLLDAGAHRLAVTTDMVALAPQGWFRRWDESHHAFLCGRDLLDATVRAQILDDDRVKLVEHAEVLGLEGTAEAVTGVRVRGADGSRSTLHADLVVDATGRASRTPHWLRELGLPEPPRRVVDSGLAYASRIYRAPEPARQGYPMVTVQADPRGAGPGRAGVLVPVEDGCWLVSLSGTRGCEPPTDGVEFTRFAREELRHPVIAELLAGAEPLTGVSVTRTTSNRRHYYERMSAWPENFTVIGDALAAYNPIYGHGMSVAAQSAVALRDVIRRQGWGAPGLSRHVQKAVARPVAAAWDLATSQDIFYPGATEHGPTLRDRLLAAYVGRLMRTATGNGRIARRVTDVTSLERGAEVLLAPSVLLAAAIGPLKPPLSGPPLRPEEWKAAD
- a CDS encoding MAB_1171c family putative transporter, whose amino-acid sequence is MNPSGFLGEPYSVLVFGTPIVFLAAALVFKLPSIVSLWGDPLRRAVGGLLLLACGIFVLAAPPAVAWTNRVTGVPNLAAPLVYSFLVAFCGASLLLMIAWRGGLTGRSPGSAGSAKGRRAMRWVAVGHAGVIVALWVLFALADVPVERRRDLDTYYARTPFMRELIVLYLLAHTTSCVLTYRLVRNWIHTAGLDVWLRRGLRSLAVGYAANLVFDAAKGTAVLARWAGGDLDPLSTELAPVAACVAAVLIATGFVLPHAGQYLRARRQLRRARRRLGPLYDLLRTATGRGVPFSLRATPELRLIRRETFIRDALLQLARHFDEELRRRTYEAAVDLGHGARRAGALAAAVTIRDAIEARALSRDPSPHVTGHATDLLTDLLQGIEAVSQVLNHPDEIEAVRTLAAAPAESLHVYE